One Drechmeria coniospora strain ARSEF 6962 chromosome 01, whole genome shotgun sequence genomic region harbors:
- a CDS encoding Shugoshin produces MARLNEPPASSDGLEMLRKKMLRQNRDLAKSNNFRALRIRELENECACMLSENLELRGRILELEKQVEDNEARRIADHAMAIRNKLESQLAEWGALLAGLGLEPPMKKHSPQARKSTAKRLTFSSSRPSPSQRRLRNVARDIEELGHISESKSYPRQSMNHEQILALRSEASLAESAESPELGPPPMSTFIDDEPVKVDSPCRVSPARDLGTSPKRKIEPPVTLPSPSSQPAIAEELSAPCPKKKSEPVAKPPADLRPQPSQPTAALSLKTGAKRKLALRDDVESSSTQRVTDENQPIRSMVDKHSIREKAGGKSSKELAHMRKESRAKQSGTGSTRRPLAAKSTNNDVSSPTKASRSAATDEVAAAKADLVKPKASNERSRSRPAADFPVKAEAIPIPDTRPPTVAVLAVPDAEPALLLPSSPEPARGDNSHRGDTPPPATLSTGRESSRPSRRNTTAVSYAEPNLRVKMRRPTKELFDAVAGEGKNARRSSKVEPVDKLKSEFDAGESWDKQITKDAQAAGSDEQSGTMPASLAKESIAPDPLPDSVVTDRRRRPSSMAPKAIETSDEVTSKADHSTLSADTSGSTDVDVYEFMSSSPQVDKGTDGTEKKRPGRRQTGSRRASATVDNGREPKDRGSSRRRSMMV; encoded by the exons ATGGCCAGGCTCAACGAACCCCCCGCGTCCTCGGACGGCCTCGAAATGC TTCGCAAGAAAATGCTTCGCCAGAATAGAGACCTCGCCAAGTCCAACAATTTTCGAGCACTGCGTATCCGAGAGCTGGAAAACGAATGTGCCTGCATGCTGTCCGAGAATTTAGAGCTCCGCGGCCGCATCCTGGAGCTCGAGAAGCAAGTTGAGGATAATGAGGCACGGAGGATAGCAGACCATGCGATGGCAATCAGGAACAAGCTGGAGTCGCAGCTTGCCGAATGGGGTGCCCTTCTCGCCGgactcggcctcgagccgccCATGAAAAAGCACTCGCCGCAGGCTCGAAAGTCGACAGCCAAAAGGCTGACCTTCAGCTCCAGTCGGCCGAGCCCTTCGCAAAGAAGACTGCGTAATGTCGCGAGGGATATCGAAGAGCTTGGTCACATATCGGAGTCCAAGTCGTACCCTCGCCAGTCCATGAA CCATGAACAAATACTAGCACTGCGATCCGAGGCCAGCCTCGCCGAATCGGCCGAGTCTCCGGAGCTGGGCCCTCCTCCCATGTCTACATTCATCGATGACGAGCCCGTCAAGGTCGACTCGCCATGCAGAGTTTCTCCGGCAAGGGACTTAGGGACGAGTCCCAAGCGGAAGATCGAACCGCCCGTTACCCTTCCCTCACCTTCGTCCCAACCGGCGATAGCCGAGGAGCTCTCGGCGCCATGTCCGAAGAAGAAGTCCGAGCCTGTGGCGAAACCCCCAGCCGATCTACGGCCTCAGCCCAGCCAACCAACAGCTGCCTTGTCCCTTAAGACTGGGGCGAAGCGCAAGCTGGCTCTGAGGGATGATGTGGAAAGCAGCTCAACGCAACGTGTGACTGACGAGAACCAGCCTATCCGAAGCATGGTCGATAAGCATTCGATCCGAGAAAAGGCCGGAGGGAAATCCTCCAAGGAACTTGCACACATGAGGAAGGAATCCCGAGCCAAACAGAGCGGCACCGGAAGtactcgacggccgctcgcGGCCAAGAGCACAAATAACGACGTCAGCTCCCCGACCAAGGCCTCAAGGTCGGCGGCTACGGATGAGGTGGCAGCTGCCAAGGCCGACTTGGTGAAGCCCAAGGCTTCCAACGAGCGATCCAGGTCTAGGCCAGCAGCGGACTTTCcggtcaaggccgaggcgattCCGATTCCGGACACAAGACCACCGACTGTAGCCGTCTTGGCAGTGCCCGATGCCGAACCAGCCCTGCTTTTGCCGAGTTCCCCCGAGCCAGCGCGTGGAGACAACAGCCACCGAGGGGACACGCCGCCTCCGGCTACCTTGTCGACGGGAAGGGAGAGTTCAAGGCCAAGCAGGCGGAATACGACCGCTGTCAGCTACGCCGAGCCTAACCTTCGAGTGAAgatgcggcggccgacgaaggAGCTGTTCGATGCCGTCGCAGGCGAGGGCAAGAATGCGCGACGATCCAGCAAGGTTGAACCTGTGGACAAGCTGAAAAGTGAGTTCGATGCGGGGGAGTCGTGGGACAAGCAAATAACGAAGGATGCTCAAGCTGCCGGGTCCGACGAGCAATCCGGGACGATGCCAGCTTCGCTGGCGAAGGAAAGCATCGCTCCCGATCCTCTCCCCGACTCCGTAGTCACCGAcaggcgccgacgaccatcATCGATGGCGCCGAAAGCAATAGAGACGAGCGATGAAGTCACGAGTAAAGCTGACCACTCCACCCTCTCTGCGGACACGAGCGGGTCGA